A genome region from Etheostoma cragini isolate CJK2018 chromosome 4, CSU_Ecrag_1.0, whole genome shotgun sequence includes the following:
- the terf2ip gene encoding telomeric repeat-binding factor 2-interacting protein 1 has protein sequence MPSKQLDMAKSNISPVLFLTVDGEPMSFYLRPGPVKLKLQPLITAGGGLLCKVQQPGTIPLIDPDERDSIPETSAHWYVSTKYIHDCVEKDEQLNLEDYRLNLEVVPRQSARLKNKETSPGLIRGRLAYTAEEDAAILSYVSKYKTEIGGNRLWQEMEKQRVTGHSWQSMKTHYKVLLAKKQEEVVEAATTVEDTKTEGGGETKVEEETDVQKPPSAEDAASPQTHSAATELTQIDDQSIPSESTQPEIGEAQTSISPKEKVQHVSPQTDEQPGESTQVETVEAETSNSPQPERPCLDPQTDSHPILAESAEPETDELISAQKESVPEDSPPTQPEPLPETSSQKKPKAQQKASPKPEKTQRRLTRRQLVLEDPPSPEPYGKKLRSSSTSPGKLSSSPQPSKKTKSAVESALQKDTTVEQPPCKRARGKSVTAVAESQEDRSGQNAVSETAQADTESNSVPQKGEKKKEKRRLGILELASKEFEDESESGEDEAPDLQNPTETATKQLTSTDPPLSTSDTAADTASTQSNPEHGLSLQEKTQETQASSSNCLAKTGGPEPAAIEAFEAISKAHLFIFDSESQEDDSQSILGDNLVAPSKPWPRVDGYATFSLTQVQLEEDKQRIKELMSQTNQDLISVTKALLKTSGDFSAARDQLLNHCSISRPLWNRCDDSLLLSADPVVRQQLQEKYSEEDVVKRIVFLEVDG, from the exons ATGCCATCCAAACAGCTGGATATGGCCAAATCTAACATCTCCCCAGTTCTGTTTTTGACTGTGGACGGTGAACCCATGTCTTTCTACCTGCGACCGGGTCCTGTTAAACTCAAGCTCCAGCCGCTCATCACAGCTGGAGGGGGGTTGTTGTGCAAAGTGCAGCAGCCAGGGACAATCCCGCTGATTGACCCAGATGAAAGAGACTCTATTCCTGAAACTTCTGCTCACTG GTACGTGTCCACGAAGTACATTCACGACTGTGTCGAGAAGGATGAACAGCTGAATTTAGAGGATTACAGGTTAAATCTAGAAGTGGTCCCAAGACAGTCTGCTAGACTCAAAAACAAAGAGACCTCTCCTGGACTCATAAGAG GCAGGCTTGCTTACACTGCTGAAGAGGACGCTGCTATTTTGAGTTATGTCAGCAAGTACAAGACAGAGATTGGGGGGAACCGGCTTTGGCAAGAGATGGAGAAGCAGCGGGTGACCGGTCACAGCTGGCAGTCAATGAAAACTCACTATAAAGTGCTACTGgcaaagaaacaggaagaggTTGTGGAGGCAGCTACAACAGTGGAAGACACCAAGACAGAAGGGGGGGGAGAAACTAAG GTGGAAGAGGAGACAGATGTTCAAAAACCACCCAGTGCAGAAGATGCTGCTTCTCCTCAGACACATTCAGCAGCAACAGAACTAACACAG ATAGATGACCAGTCGATACCATCTGAAAGCACACAACCAGAAATTGGAGAAGCTCAAACATCCATTTCTCCCAAAGAAAAAGTGCAACATGTGAGCCCACAGACAGATGAACAACCAGGTGAAAGCACTCAAGTAGAGACTGTAGAAGCTGAAACATCTAACTCCCCACAACCTGAGCGACCTTGTTTGGACCCACAGACAGACTCTCACCCCATTCTTGCTGAGAGTGCAGAACCAGAAACGGATGAACTCATCTCTGCACAAAAAGAAAGTGTGCCAGAGGACTCTCCCCCAACGCAGCCCGAGCCCCTGCCCGAGACCTCTTCTCAGAAAAAACCTAAAGCCCAACAAAAAGCCTCCCCAAAGCCGGAAAAAACGCAGCGTCGATTGACACGCAGGCAACTTGTGCTTGAGGACCCGCCATCGCCTGAACCTTATGGCAAAAAACTCAGGTCCTCATCAACTTCTCCAGGGAAACTGTCGTCATCTCCCCAGCcctcaaagaaaactaaatcaGCCGTTGAGTCCGCTCTTCAAAAAGACACAACTGTTGAGCAGCCGCCTTGTAAGAGAGCCAGAGGAAAGAGTGTGACAGCAGTGGCAGAGAGTCAAGAGGACCGGAGCGGACAAAATGCTGTCTCTGAAACGGCACAAGCAG ATACAGAGTCTAATTCTGTGCCACAGAAaggtgagaagaagaaagaaaagagaaggttGGGGATCCTAGAGTTGGCTTCGAAGGAGTTTGAAGATGAAAGTGAG TCTGGTGAGGACGAAGCTCCAGATCTCCAAAACCCAACTGaaactgcaacaaaacaacTGACATCGACAGATCCTCCACTCTCCACTTCAGACACAGCTGCAGACACTGCGTCCACCCAGTCCAACCCTGAACATGGACTCAGCCTCCAAGAGAAGACGCAAGAGACCCAGGCCTCCAGTAGCAACTGCCTAGCAAAGACAGGAGGCCCTGAACCTGCAGCCATCGAGGCTTTCGAAGCGATCTCCAAGGCCCACCTGTTCATATTCGACAGTGAATCTCAGGAGGACGACTCTCAGTCCATTCTGGGTGATAATCTGGTAGCTCCATCCAAACCATGGCCACGAGTGGACGGATACGCTACATTTTCACTGACACAGGTCCAGTTGGAAGAAGACAAGCAGCGAATCAAAGAGCTGATGAGCCAAACAAACCAG GACTTGATTAGCGTGACCAAAGCCCTGTTGAAAACCAGCGGAGACTTCTCTGCTGCTCGGGATCAGCTTTTGAATCACTGTTCCATTTCACGGCCACTTTGGAATCGCTGTGACGACAGTCTTTTGCTCTCAGCTGATCCCGTTGTCCGACAGCAGCTGCAAGAGAAATACAGCGAGGAGGATGTGGTCAAAAGAATCGTGTTCCTCGAGGTAGACggatga